The genomic stretch GGGAGAGATATCGGATGCGATAAATCGCACCCCTACAAGGAGATAGGCGCTAGTCCTTGTAGGGGCCGAACTCGTCGGCGCCGGCCATGACGACGACGAGGGGGCGAAGGGTGTGGAGGACCTCGATGGTGTCGCCCTGGGCCGACAGCACCTCGGGGAGGCGGCGGTACACGTGGGGGCTCTCGTCCAGCCCGCCGCCGCGCAGCACCACGCCCTTGGCCGCGATCCACGAGTGCATCATCTCGGCCGATACGCGGCCGGGGGAGATGATCTCGCCCGTCTTCCACTTGCGCTTGCCGGCCGCCTGCGTGCGCGACATCACCCGGCCGGCGCCGTGCACGGTGCTGAACAGCGCCTCGCGCTGCACCTTCGCCGTGTCCGAATCCGCCGGAGCCGTCGCGCCCCGCACGATCACGGCGTCGTCGCCCATCGACCCGCCGATGAAGCCCTTCTGGCCGGGGAAGGCGGGCGTGGCGCCCTTGCGGACCACCACGAAGTCCTCGCCGCCGTGCGTCTCCTTCCAGGCGAAGTTGTGGTGGTTGTGCACCAGCTCCACCTCGCGCCCGCCCAGCAGCGACACGACCTTGCGCGCCACCCACTCGCGCCCGGCGTACGCGTAGCGCCCGGCCAGCTCCATCAGCGCCCAGTAGTCGTAGCCCAGCGGCTGCACCAGGTCCAGCAGCACCTCTGTCTCGGACACGCGGTCGCGCCAGCCGCGGCCCTGGCCCATGGCCAGGAAGCCCGAAGCCACCGAGTGCCCGAAGCCCCGGCTCCCGAAGTGCACGCCCACCCACAGCGTGCCCGTCTCGTCGGCGAACACGTCCACGTAGTGGTTGCCGGAGCCGACCGTGCCCAGCTGCTGGCGCGCCTTGTCCAGCAGCGCCTTGCGCTCCTTCGCGGGCACGGCGTCCCACGCCTCGTCGGCGAACAGCGGGTCGTCGGTGGGCGCGTCCTTCGAGCGGTTCTTCCGGCCCACGCCAAAGCTGACGGTGTCGGCGATC from Longimicrobiaceae bacterium encodes the following:
- a CDS encoding RtcB family protein yields the protein MRIFGQHDEKTVEQLRGVAQRAERVALMADGHVGYVMPIGGVAAYREKVSVVGVGFDIACGNAAIRTDLKLEHFGTGYDEIGRNLNALADEIADTVSFGVGRKNRSKDAPTDDPLFADEAWDAVPAKERKALLDKARQQLGTVGSGNHYVDVFADETGTLWVGVHFGSRGFGHSVASGFLAMGQGRGWRDRVSETEVLLDLVQPLGYDYWALMELAGRYAYAGREWVARKVVSLLGGREVELVHNHHNFAWKETHGGEDFVVVRKGATPAFPGQKGFIGGSMGDDAVIVRGATAPADSDTAKVQREALFSTVHGAGRVMSRTQAAGKRKWKTGEIISPGRVSAEMMHSWIAAKGVVLRGGGLDESPHVYRRLPEVLSAQGDTIEVLHTLRPLVVVMAGADEFGPYKD